From a region of the Rhinolophus sinicus isolate RSC01 linkage group LG04, ASM3656204v1, whole genome shotgun sequence genome:
- the LOC109439637 gene encoding beta-defensin 103A: MRIYYLVFALLLLFFMPVPGNGGLINTLQRYFCKIRSGRCAVLSCLPREEHIGSCSSGGRKCCRRKK; this comes from the exons ATGAGGATCTATTACCTGGTCTTTGCATTGCTGCTCTTGTTCTTCATGCCTGTTCCAG GTAATGGAGGACTCATCAATACATTACAAAGGTATTTTTGCAAGATAAGAAGCGGTCGCTGTGCTGTGCTTAGCTGCCTCCCGAGAGAGGAGCATATAGGCAGCTGCTCTTCCGGGGGCCGGAAATGCTGccgaagaaagaaatga